The Thamnophis elegans isolate rThaEle1 chromosome Z, rThaEle1.pri, whole genome shotgun sequence DNA window cagggcccagccatgtttcagtaatacatgccaggtctgcgccctcatcagttatcaagtcccggatgaggggggtcttatgaacaacagacctggcatttagcgacagcagcctgagaccagggtcctgagcacccgcgccatctgaccttggagtgggactcctagggccggaaggagggatctctgtgatatagcgagccctccttccccggtaatggcctgccctaaagtccccgccgtatctgcctctccctgttatgaccgcaatgccccGACCCTatcccgtggatgtagttcccccgcccaccccggtgacccccgcctgccccgccaggtcctccgaatcagtcatacccaaactctcacacagacagtcctcactaaaaagttaaaacacaaatacagcaataTTAATAGTAAAAAGTGAGTTCATTCATACCATCCCatgcaatcccatgcactcaacatacctatttaaaataaaattaaaaaggttGCGCAGGTTCGCAAAGTCCGTACTAGATGGTATACAGAGGGGAGGATGACATTTCCCCTCTCTAGTAAAGCTGAAAAAAAGTCCCAAATGTCTAAGAAAGTAATGTGAAACCGGGAGTCCTCCTACGTCCAGATGTTTAGAGGCCCAGCTGGAAAAGGGCCAAATGGCCAATGGGGGAGATAAACTGAGGCTCCCCACTGTCGATAACAGGCAGTAGAAAAAACTCTTCAAGTCCACCAAGGGAGAAATCCACCCAAACAGGGTtctgaagaagatgatgataaagTTAATACAAGGGCTGAGttgcagagagaggaggagggagggaggagggcgtCTGGAAGGGCTATGGGGGCACCTGAATTCAGGATGAAAAAGTCTAACAGCCATCTTAGTCTCGCAGATGAGCATTAAGTTTAAGCCTTCCAACTCTGACTTAAGTGATGTTATAGTGCTTAATGCTTAGTAAGTGATGGTAAAGTGCTTGTTAAAGTGCCAATAAAGCCAGCATCTTCCTCTCTGTGCTCTCAATGTTCCCCTCTCAGCCCTTCAGCAAAGCAGTCTCTCCGTGAGGCaacccctcctcagtcagctcaGGAACTCCAGGTGCCTTCCGTGTTTTTCAAACCTGGTTAATCTGcctccgtgggggggggggaagtccattCGCAGTCTCtgtggaggggaagagaggggggagccGTTCATATGCTTCTTCCCCAACCGTTCGTATGCTTCTTCCCCAGCACCTCCCCGGGCTCAGAACGAAGCACAAAAAGCGCAGCAGTTCTTTTGGTGCAAGCTGCCTGTATTGTCTCCGTGCCTCCGTGGGGGGAGAGCCGATCGTAATCTCTCACTGCCACACACTGCTGCTCCAAACAGTTGCTCTGTCTGGGGCTGTCAGGGAAGGCTTCTCGTTAATAATCACCGTTCCCTGCTCCTCtcaagttcttctttccaggcttaaCTCCTCCGGCATCAAATTACAACAGAACTCGGGTTATCAGCTAGGTTGTTTGTTCTTCACACCCGAGCGAAAAAGCTCAAGCAGccatcttcctcctttcttccactGTGGTTATAGACTGTTCAAACTGCAGAGATTCCAAGTAGTGTATACTACagtacaaagaaaataaaaccaattGTCTTACTTGACATTATTTGAAATATATGtggattgaatgtaataattatgattaactttattagttttatttgtattataatgtgacacccaggtgccacactgttcacacattgatttgatatattttcaaaaaaaaaaaaacccattgaaaaatatttgaaggactactacaaagaagaggaggttgaTCTATTTTTCAAGGCACCAGAAGGAaagtcaagaaacaatggatggaaactaagcaaagagagatccaatctagagtTAAGGGTGAGAGGAATattaacagtaagaacaatcaaccaatggaacagcttgccttcaggctACTCCATCACTAGAgacttttacaaaaaaaaggacaaccatttgtctgaaattgtacagggcagtgatggctaacttttttgtcattgcatgccaaaagtgtgcacatgcgtgcacctaTAATGCAATATGCATCTGACACTCCCATgttccccacccctgtgcatgtgcacatgaccccccaaACTCCCCCACTGCCATGCAAGTGTTTTCATCCCCACCCAGCTTATGCAGAAGGCTTTCCAGTCCCAAAATGGGTATAGGAGGGCTCATGTGCCCTTGGTGCCCTGTTTTgtgcctggaaggcctccagaaccaacctggaagccaaacagGGCATGGGGGCACTGCATGAAGCCCTAAAATGCAATGAGCCCTGCCCTTAATGCATGCACCCCATGCATTATGGGATGGCCTTTAGTGCACAAGGAAAGGTCTACAATTGAAAATGTCTGCCTCATGGTCTTACTTTATGTGAGACTTGAATTCTAGGGAGACAGACAAGACCTGATCAATACTGAAGTTTTTCAAGTCCCTAATATTAACCCAAGTCATGTTGTTTAAGGCTTTATTTATAATGATCCATACCTGGTCTTATTGGACAACAATTTCAGGATGAACACAGTTTTTGTATTCCTACAGTTTCAGAACACATCATGCTGAACACTTAACATACATGTTAAGGTTAATTTGGTTCTCCTCAGAAAATTTCAGAAGATGAAATTATACCAAAGACCTCTCTGTTCCAGGACGTATATTCTAATAGAAACAAGAACAAACTACAAAACAATgacagcaaaatattttaatcttgatATTAAAGGCACCAGGAACTGCTGGATTCCACTTTTACTGTTTCTTTGATCTCTGAAAACAACTTAGGGTGTTGTACATTTCCCAGAAACACAGAAATTATGTTAGGTAGAGTTGTAAATATAacaagtaagtaagtaattaaTTAAGCAAGCAACAGAGCCACTTTAAAGTAGTGATTAATGCATCATGTTAACAACTGCCAGATTGTgtgttctagttccactttagctAGATGTGCGAACTTGGTGCAGTCACTATCTCTTAACCTTAGTAAATAGGGCAGTAGAGCAATAGCAAATCACTTCTTAAATTTGTCAAGATTTATCATTTACTACAAAGACTTATCCAAGAAGTCATCATGAATCAACAGTAACTTGAAGGCTTGCACAAATAAACAAGATATAAATTCCACCCAAATTTAGTATGGAACAAATTTTCACAATAATTACATATTATTCTTAGAATAAGGAATATGAAATTCATTTCatggcatgcaggagagaagtGTGGAAATAGATTTAGACATATTTCATTGCAAAAGCAAGAATTGTGTTGGTTTCTGATTTATATTTCATAGTTTTTGAAGGATCCTTGAAAATTGTAGTAAAGTACAATGGAGCTATCAATACTTAAAGAAATCAACTCAGAAAAATAGTTACCTATATGAAATAAGGTGGAGAAAATTCAGTGTAAAAGCAGAAAAatactgccttttctaattcatatattccaGTTGCACATGGAAATTGTTTATTATTACCCACTACATTTTCATATTCTAATGAAAAGGGATGCAATTAGCATTAATATGGAATTTCACAACAAGAAAGTTGAAAATGCTTCTCCAATATTCCTTAGCaggaaggatagcaatagcaatagcagtagacttatataccacttcataggcctttcaggcctctctaagcggtttacagagagtcagcatattgcccccaacaatctgggtcctcattttacccacctcggaaggatggaaggctgagtcaaccctgagccggtgagatttgaaccgctgacctgctgatctagcagtagcctgcagtgctgcatttaaccactgcgccaccttggagatGAACCATTATTAAAGACactaatttatctttttctttttgcaaaatgaatatatatatatatatatatatatatatatatatatatatatatatatatatatacttaaagtcacaacccctggtatgcccaagtatgggaggaaggtcacacttccactctctgtcattaggctcgtcacaagagaccatccagacagaaacccaatattttttactattgcctttttgttacatttgttatatttgtgctgataaataaataaagggagactagtatagatctatttcaagctatttagctctcatcagctaaccatacccttactgggatttataTAAGATATAAATATATCAATAAGAATATTATTAAGAATAATAAAGTTAATACACTAGTTACTCCACATTGAAGTTTAATATatcattgtatatattttataatgcATCAAAATTTATGAAGAAATataagaatatacagtatataatgttTGAATAAAATTAATCAGTAGAGTCAATGTGAAAAATATCAATTTTAATGTATAAGCATAAATTTCACATTTGGAACTGCACAAACTTGCTTGGGATATATATCCTGTATTTTGTTTCTCCAGAAAGTGACATCTTTTATGTTCAATaacttttgcaatgttttttaaaattttctttctaTATAGGTTATAAACATGTAGCTCTAAAAAGAAGATAACTGCCATTTATATCTTTAGAactgaataaaaaataattaaaagaaatggAGATACATATTGGTCAAAAGATATCTAGAAAACATAGCAGGTTTCAACAGAAGTATAAAAGAATAGGAGATGCAACCACAATCACTAAAACCTGAAATCAAAGGAGGGAGAGCATAGAATGATTATTCTTCATAAATTCAACCCCAAACATATTCAtaatatgtttctttttcatgtataACGATATTTAGGTCCTTTCCAAAggaagattcttttttaaaatctttcttataGCAAATTTGACTTCTTGGTTCCTCAATGTGTAGATTAGGGGATTTAAAGCAGGTGTGATTGTGCTGTATAGCACAGTAATGATCATATCTTTCTCAGAAGAATCACTACCTGAGGCAAGCATATAGTTGGAAAGTGCTGGAATATAGAAGATGGCCACCACACTCAGATGGGATGCACAAGTGGAGAAGGCTTTCCAACGGTTCCGCCATGACTGGACtttgaagaagaggaaggagatgaTGTAAAAATAGGAGAGAAGAGTGAAAAAGAAGGGACTTAGAGCAATAAAGCTACTCAGAAGATTCAGCAGGATGAAGTTAAGTGTTGTGCTACTGCAAGCTAACTTCAAGAGAGGCTTGATTTCACAAAAGAAGTGTGCAATGAGATTAGGGCCACAAAACCATAGCCGAGAGGTTGCCACTGCATGCACTAAGGCGTGAAAGAAGCCAGCAGCCAAAGTGGCCCCAGCTAGAGTAACACAAGCCCATTTACTCATGATGAGATTATAACGCAAAGGGTGACAAATAGCTACGTATCGATCATAGGCCATGACACCAAGCAGCACAGCCTCACTACTGCCCAGGAAGTGGAA harbors:
- the LOC116521355 gene encoding olfactory receptor 12D2-like, whose amino-acid sequence is MKNWTEVSEFIFLGLTNDHRLQQVLFILFLLFYIACLLGNGAILAVILAESRLHSPMYFFLGNLSGLDICYSTVTVPKMLSGFLKKSQSISFIGCLTQLHFFHFLGSSEAVLLGVMAYDRYVAICHPLRYNLIMSKWACVTLAGATLAAGFFHALVHAVATSRLWFCGPNLIAHFFCEIKPLLKLACSSTTLNFILLNLLSSFIALSPFFFTLLSYFYIISFLFFKVQSWRNRWKAFSTCASHLSVVAIFYIPALSNYMLASGSDSSEKDMIITVLYSTITPALNPLIYTLRNQEVKFAIRKILKKNLPLERT